A single region of the Anomaloglossus baeobatrachus isolate aAnoBae1 chromosome 2, aAnoBae1.hap1, whole genome shotgun sequence genome encodes:
- the FZD4 gene encoding frizzled-4 — protein MGVKSKLWSLVLYLPILYCLAGEVYAFGDEEERRCDPIRISMCQNLGYNVTKMPNLVGHELQSDAELQLTTFTPLIQYGCSSQLQFFLCSVYVPMCTEKINIPIGPCGGMCLSVKKRCEPVLKEFGFTWPDGLNCSKFPPQNDHNHMCMEGPGDEEVPMHTKTSLLPGEDCTGFGPNAEQYTWVKRSMTCVLKCGYDAGLYSRLSKEFTDIWMTVWASLCFISTAFTVLTFLIDSSRFSYPERPIIFLSMCYNIYSIAYIVRLTVGRERISCDFEEAAEPVLIQEGLKNTGCAIIFLLMYFFGMASSIWWVILTLTWFLAAGLKWGHEAIEMHSSYFHIAAWAIPAVKTIVILIMRLVDADELTGLCYVGNQNIDALTGFVVAPLFTYLVIGTLFIAAGLVALFKIRSNLQKDGTKTDKLERLMVKIGVFSVLYTVPATCVIACYFYEISNWPVFRYTSDDSNMAVEMLKIFMSLLVGITSGMWIWSAKTLHTWQKCSNRLVNSEKVKRKKRADAWVKPGKGNETVV, from the exons ATGGGAGTAAAATCCAAGCTTTGGTCACTTGTATTGTATCTGCCTATCCTCTACTGCTTGGCAGGGGAAGTTTACGCTTTTGGTGACGAAGAGGAAAGGCGATGTGACCCTATCAGGATTTCCATGTGTCAGAACCTTGGTTACAATGTTACCAAAATGCCTAATTTGGTTGGCCATGAATTGCAGTCGGATGCAGAACTTCAGCTGACCACCTTCACGCCTCTGATACAGTATGGATGCTCCAGCCAGCTACAG TTTTTCCTCTGTTCCGTGTACGTTCCCATGTGCACTGAGAAAATTAACATCCCGATTGGTCCCTGCGGTGGCATGTGCCTTTCAGTCAAGAAAAGGTGTGAGCCCGTCCTTAAGGAATTTGGATTTACTTGGCCGGACGGCTTAAATTGCAGCAAATTCCCACCTCAGAATGACCACAATCATATGTGCATGGAGGGTCCCGGAGATGAAGAGGTCCCGATGCACACCAAGACGTCCCTTCTGCCGGGAGAAGACTGCACCGGCTTTGGACCAAATGCAGAGCAGTATACTTGGGTGAAAAGAAGCATGACTTGTGTCTTGAAGTGCGGCTACGACGCCGGCCTCTATAGCCGTCTGTCTAAGGAATTCACCGACATATGGATGACCGTATGGGCCAGCTTGTGCTTCATATCCACGGCTTTTACCGTTCTTACATTTTTGATTGACTCATCCAGGTTTTCCTACCCCGAGAGACCCATCATCTTCCTCAGCATGTGTTATAATATTTATAGCATTGCTTACATTGTGAGGTTAACGGTGGGTCGAGAAAGAATATCCTGTGATTTTGAAGAGGCGGCAGAACCTGTCCTTATTCAAGAAGGGCTGAAGAACACAGGTTGTGCGATCATTTTCTTGCTAATGTACTTTTTTGGGATGGCTAGCTCCATCTGGTGGGTTATTCTGACATTGACCTGGTTTCTCGCTGCTGGTCTCAAATGGGGTCATGAAGCTATTGAAATGCACAGTTCCTATTTTCACATTGCCGCCTGGGCTATTCCGGCTGTAAAAACCATCGTTATATTGATCATGAGACTCGTAGATGCTGATGAGTTGACCGGGTTATGTTACGTCGGCAATCAAAACATCGATGCCCTAACCGGCTTTGTGGTTGCCCCTCTTTTTACCTATTTGGTGATTGGGACTCTGTTTATAGCTGCCGGCCTCGTGGCCTTGTTTAAAATTAGATCAAATCTTCAAAAAGATGGGACAAAAACTGATAAATTGGAAAGACTGATGGTAAAAATTGGCGTCTTTTCAGTTTTGTATACGGTGCCAGCCACATGTGTCATCGCTTGTTATTTTTACGAAATCTCCAATTGGCCGGTTTTCCGGTACACGTCTGATGACTCCAACATGGCGGTGGAGATGCTAAAGATATTTATGTCTCTGTTGGTAGGCATCACTTCTGgaatgtggatctggtcggccaagACGCTGCATACATGGCAAAAGTGTTCCAACAGATTAGTAAACTCAGAAAAAGTTAAAAGGAAGAAAAGGGCGGATGCGTGGGTTAAGCCGGGAAAAGGGAATGAGACTGTGGTATAG